The Faecalibacter sp. LW9 genome has a segment encoding these proteins:
- a CDS encoding DUF1015 domain-containing protein: MPQFRPFKGIRPTEESVSDFVTKSVDRYSMDEIQENINKREHSFLHVIQPTWDNAIENVSERFSKVRTNLENYMDQKVLVQDKASFYIYQVIQPNGRQTKGLLGLVNINDYKANTIKKHEETIARRVDLFANYLNGSHFHAEPVLLTHKPAQRVDLLIETEMKRKPTLRLKDDDGIEHLLWRVDNRLNLKQFKDSIEKLEGLYIADGHHRMESSLKYTENVANTYDEKVYGDETFNYTLALLVSHDELIINDYNRVVSDLNGLSKEEFLKQLSEYFEVIPKGNDPILPTKKHHIVMYLENEFYSLFTKSLDHEIEGLKELDTYIFEEHLLKPILDIHDTRNDKRIGFVHGTKDKDGIERLKQKVDQDHYVVGFAFYPVNVSDLQLIADLGLKMPPKSTYIEPKPLSGFAIFDLKD, from the coding sequence ATGCCACAATTTAGACCTTTTAAGGGGATACGTCCTACGGAAGAATCGGTTTCTGATTTTGTAACCAAATCAGTAGATCGTTATTCCATGGATGAAATTCAGGAAAATATAAATAAGCGTGAACATTCGTTTTTACATGTGATTCAACCCACTTGGGATAATGCCATTGAAAACGTATCCGAACGTTTTTCTAAGGTAAGAACCAATTTAGAAAATTATATGGACCAAAAGGTATTGGTACAAGATAAAGCATCATTTTACATTTATCAAGTGATACAGCCCAATGGTCGTCAAACCAAAGGGCTGTTAGGCTTGGTGAATATCAATGATTATAAAGCAAATACCATCAAAAAGCATGAAGAAACGATTGCTCGACGTGTGGATTTATTTGCGAATTATTTAAATGGTTCTCACTTCCATGCCGAACCCGTTTTATTAACGCATAAACCAGCACAGCGTGTTGATTTGTTAATAGAGACAGAAATGAAACGTAAGCCCACGCTTCGGTTAAAAGATGATGATGGGATCGAACATTTGCTATGGCGTGTGGATAATCGTTTGAATTTAAAACAATTTAAAGATTCGATTGAAAAGTTAGAAGGTCTTTATATTGCAGATGGGCACCATCGCATGGAATCTTCTTTAAAGTATACCGAAAATGTTGCCAATACTTATGACGAAAAAGTCTATGGGGATGAAACATTTAATTATACATTAGCCCTTTTGGTTTCTCACGACGAATTGATTATTAATGATTATAATCGAGTGGTGAGTGATTTAAATGGATTATCAAAAGAGGAATTTTTAAAGCAATTATCCGAATATTTTGAAGTGATACCGAAAGGTAATGACCCCATTTTGCCTACAAAAAAGCATCATATTGTGATGTATTTGGAGAATGAGTTTTATAGCTTATTTACCAAGTCTTTAGATCATGAAATCGAAGGTTTAAAAGAGTTGGATACTTATATTTTTGAAGAACATTTGTTAAAACCTATTTTAGATATTCATGATACCCGAAATGATAAACGCATTGGGTTTGTTCATGGAACGAAAGATAAAGACGGAATTGAGCGATTAAAACAAAAAGTAGATCAAGATCATTATGTGGTTGGATTTGCATTTTATCCGGTCAATGTTTCTGATTTGCAGTTGATTGCTGATTTGGGGTTAAAAATGCCACCAAAGTCAACTTATATTGAGCCTAAGCCTTTAAGTGGATTTGCAATTTTTGATTTAAAAGATTAA
- the serC gene encoding 3-phosphoserine/phosphohydroxythreonine transaminase produces MKVHNFSAGPCILPQVVFDKMAEACLNFNNSGTSILEISHRRKDAVEVIDTARALVKELMNVPESHDVLFMQGGASLQFPTVAYNLLREGGKAAYLDSGKWAANAIKEAKRFGEIEVVASSKADNYNNVPKGYNIPTDVDYFHCTSNNTIFGTQMKEFPTTEVPVVCDMSSDILSRTIDVSKFGVIYAGAQKNMGPAGSAVAIVQKDLLGKTGRNIPDYLNYATHIAKESSFNTWPVIAIYGVMLNLQWLKEQGGVEAIAKVNTAKAEAMYGEIDRNGLFTGTANVEDRSQMNATFVLNNEELKAEFEALLKEAGIVSLNGHRDVGGYRASMYNALPLESVQVLVEVMKQFEQKFG; encoded by the coding sequence ATGAAAGTTCACAACTTTAGCGCAGGTCCATGTATCTTACCACAAGTGGTGTTTGATAAAATGGCAGAAGCATGTTTAAACTTCAACAACTCAGGAACTTCAATCTTAGAAATCTCTCATCGTCGTAAAGATGCTGTCGAAGTTATCGATACAGCACGTGCATTAGTAAAGGAATTAATGAACGTTCCCGAATCACACGATGTTTTATTTATGCAAGGAGGAGCTTCATTACAATTTCCTACTGTTGCCTATAACTTATTAAGAGAAGGAGGAAAAGCCGCTTATTTAGATTCAGGGAAATGGGCAGCGAATGCTATTAAAGAAGCGAAACGTTTCGGAGAAATTGAAGTGGTAGCATCGTCTAAAGCAGATAACTACAATAACGTTCCTAAAGGATACAACATCCCTACGGATGTCGATTATTTTCACTGCACATCGAACAATACGATTTTTGGAACGCAAATGAAAGAATTTCCAACGACAGAAGTTCCAGTGGTATGTGATATGTCTTCGGATATTTTATCGCGAACAATCGACGTTTCTAAATTTGGTGTAATTTACGCTGGAGCTCAAAAAAATATGGGACCTGCAGGTTCTGCGGTTGCCATTGTTCAAAAAGATTTATTAGGCAAAACAGGACGTAATATTCCAGATTACTTAAACTATGCTACGCATATTGCCAAAGAATCTTCGTTTAATACTTGGCCAGTAATTGCAATCTATGGTGTGATGTTGAACTTACAATGGTTAAAAGAACAAGGTGGAGTAGAAGCGATTGCAAAAGTGAACACCGCCAAAGCTGAAGCCATGTATGGTGAAATTGACCGCAACGGATTATTCACGGGTACAGCTAATGTAGAAGATCGTTCTCAAATGAATGCGACTTTCGTTTTAAACAACGAAGAGTTAAAAGCTGAATTTGAAGCATTATTAAAAGAAGCAGGTATCGTTTCATTAAATGGTCACCGTGATGTAGGTGGATACCGTGCATCAATGTACAATGCTTTACCATTAGAATCGGTTCAGGTTTTAGTGGAAGTCATGAAACAATTTGAACAAAAATTTGGATAA
- a CDS encoding aminotransferase class I/II-fold pyridoxal phosphate-dependent enzyme, producing MDIFERLKQNPGPLGQFADYGEGYYVFPQLKGEIGPVMEFQGKKVITWSINNYLGLANHPEVRKADADAAAEYGMAYPMGARAMSGQTDYHAQLEQELADFVQKESSYLMNFGYQGMVSTIDALVSKNDVIVYDAECHACIVDGVRLHFGKRFIFQHNNIESFEKTIIRARKLADKQGGGILVITEGVFGMTGKQGILKEIAAFKDEYKFRLLVDDAHGFGTLGKTGAGAGEEQGCQDKIDIYFSTFAKSMAGFGAFIAGDKEIIRILKYNLRSQIFAKSLTMPMVIGGLKRLELLRKSPELKDKLWHNVEKIQKGLQERGFDIGGSNTCVTPIVLNGSPIEATVLAKEMREEYGIFVSVVVYPVIPKGMIIFRIIPTAAHEDEHIEYTLNSFAEIRGKLEDGYYKRKAEELNIDFVQY from the coding sequence ATGGATATTTTTGAAAGATTAAAACAAAATCCTGGTCCATTAGGACAATTTGCTGATTACGGTGAAGGTTACTACGTTTTCCCTCAATTAAAAGGGGAAATTGGTCCAGTAATGGAATTTCAAGGAAAAAAAGTGATTACTTGGTCAATCAATAACTATTTAGGGTTAGCCAATCATCCAGAAGTGCGTAAAGCGGATGCAGATGCGGCAGCGGAATATGGTATGGCTTATCCAATGGGTGCTCGCGCCATGTCTGGTCAAACAGATTACCACGCCCAATTAGAGCAAGAATTAGCAGACTTCGTACAAAAAGAATCATCATATTTAATGAACTTCGGATACCAAGGGATGGTATCTACAATCGATGCATTAGTATCTAAAAACGATGTAATTGTTTATGATGCAGAATGTCACGCTTGTATTGTGGATGGAGTTCGTTTACACTTCGGAAAACGTTTTATCTTTCAACACAATAACATTGAGAGTTTTGAAAAAACAATTATCCGTGCTCGTAAATTAGCAGATAAACAAGGAGGAGGAATCTTAGTGATTACTGAAGGTGTATTCGGTATGACAGGTAAACAAGGGATTTTAAAAGAAATCGCTGCTTTCAAAGATGAATATAAATTCCGTTTATTAGTAGATGATGCTCACGGTTTTGGTACTTTAGGTAAAACAGGAGCTGGTGCTGGAGAAGAGCAAGGATGTCAAGATAAAATTGATATTTATTTCTCAACTTTTGCAAAATCAATGGCTGGTTTCGGAGCATTTATCGCTGGAGATAAAGAAATTATCCGCATTTTAAAATACAACTTACGTTCTCAAATTTTCGCAAAATCATTGACAATGCCAATGGTTATCGGAGGTTTAAAACGTTTAGAATTATTAAGAAAATCGCCAGAATTAAAAGATAAATTATGGCACAATGTAGAGAAAATTCAAAAAGGTTTACAAGAACGTGGATTTGATATTGGTGGATCTAATACTTGTGTAACACCTATTGTATTAAACGGTTCTCCAATTGAAGCTACTGTTTTAGCAAAAGAAATGCGTGAAGAGTACGGAATTTTCGTTTCTGTGGTCGTTTACCCAGTAATTCCAAAAGGAATGATTATTTTCCGTATCATCCCTACTGCTGCACACGAAGATGAGCACATTGAATACACATTAAATTCATTTGCTGAAATCCGTGGTAAATTAGAAGATGGATACTACAAAAGAAAAGCTGAAGAACTAAACATTGACTTCGTACAATATTAA
- a CDS encoding PLP-dependent cysteine synthase family protein, which yields MTGKYNNVLELVGNTPLVRLNRINQNIPGEVYAKLECYNPGHSTKDRIALHIIEEAEKTGLLTPGATIVETTSGNTGFAVAMVSIVKGYKCILAVSDKTKAEKIAYLKALGAKVFICPANVPADDPRSYYEVAKRIAAETPNSIYINQYFNQGNTEAHYLTTGPEIWAQTEGKITHLIGCTGTGGTLTGSGRFIKEQNPNVKVIGVDAHGSVLKKYHETGVLDPNEIHPYRIEGMGKNLIPGALDFSVVDKFVKVTDEESAYRTRELALKEGLMVGYTSGAATQALKQLAEAGEFDENSVVAVLFPDHGSRYITKVFSDEWMAEQGFTNSKLNGLESRATVEYINK from the coding sequence ATGACTGGTAAGTATAACAATGTTTTAGAACTTGTTGGAAACACTCCACTTGTGCGATTAAACAGAATTAACCAAAACATTCCAGGCGAGGTTTATGCCAAGTTAGAGTGTTATAATCCCGGACATTCAACCAAAGATAGGATAGCTTTACATATCATAGAAGAGGCTGAAAAAACAGGTTTATTAACGCCAGGAGCAACAATTGTAGAAACAACTTCAGGAAACACTGGATTTGCGGTTGCTATGGTTAGTATTGTAAAAGGATACAAGTGTATTTTAGCAGTATCAGATAAAACGAAAGCGGAGAAAATTGCTTATTTAAAAGCATTAGGCGCTAAAGTATTTATTTGTCCTGCGAATGTACCTGCAGATGATCCACGTTCGTATTACGAAGTAGCAAAAAGAATCGCTGCAGAAACACCAAATTCAATTTATATCAATCAGTACTTCAATCAAGGAAATACTGAGGCTCACTATTTAACAACTGGTCCAGAAATTTGGGCACAAACAGAAGGTAAAATTACACACCTGATTGGTTGTACTGGTACAGGTGGTACATTAACTGGAAGTGGACGTTTCATTAAGGAACAAAACCCTAATGTAAAAGTGATCGGTGTAGACGCACATGGTTCGGTATTGAAAAAATACCATGAAACAGGGGTTTTAGATCCAAATGAAATTCATCCTTATCGTATTGAAGGGATGGGGAAAAATTTAATTCCTGGTGCATTGGATTTTTCAGTAGTCGATAAGTTTGTAAAGGTAACTGATGAAGAATCAGCATACCGTACAAGAGAATTAGCTTTAAAAGAAGGATTGATGGTTGGTTACACTTCAGGAGCAGCAACTCAAGCCTTAAAACAATTAGCAGAAGCTGGTGAATTTGATGAAAATTCAGTTGTTGCAGTTTTATTCCCAGACCACGGTTCGCGTTATATTACGAAAGTATTTAGCGATGAATGGATGGCGGAACAAGGATTTACAAACAGTAAATTGAATGGGTTAGAATCTCGCGCTACTGTTGAGTACATTAATAAATAA
- a CDS encoding GlmU family protein, which produces MNIILFDGDQRENLLPLTFTKPVGALRMGILSFAERWGKLLDATVSYQTESYLQGKFETILADENIFINPAFFPSEEFITSIKHLSLDQKLTYKGQIIAAKTAASSFESVTNSVEFPSELIEIKYPWDIFTHNFHAIAFDFDFITAGRESQPISETNRVLHPERIFLEEGAQVEFSILNATEGPIYIGKDAEIMEGSMVRGGLALCEHAKINMGAKIYSGCTVGPYCKVGGELNNAILMAYSNKGHDGFLGNAVIGEWCNLGADTNNSNLKNNYSEVKVWNYAAERFIKTGLQFCGLVMGDYSKSAINTQFNTGTVVGVSANIFQGGFPPNLIKHFSWGGPNDAPKFALERAYEAAEKMMERRKVPFTLEDQKILEYIYINK; this is translated from the coding sequence ATGAATATAATTTTATTTGACGGTGATCAAAGAGAAAATTTACTTCCATTGACTTTTACAAAACCTGTAGGAGCCTTGAGAATGGGGATTTTAAGCTTTGCAGAACGTTGGGGAAAACTGCTAGATGCAACTGTTTCTTACCAAACGGAATCGTATTTACAAGGTAAATTTGAAACTATTTTAGCAGACGAAAATATATTCATTAACCCTGCTTTTTTTCCATCGGAAGAATTTATTACTTCCATTAAACATTTGTCATTAGATCAAAAATTGACTTACAAAGGGCAAATTATCGCGGCAAAAACTGCAGCATCTTCTTTTGAATCGGTAACAAATTCCGTTGAATTTCCTTCTGAATTAATAGAGATTAAATATCCTTGGGATATTTTCACGCATAATTTTCATGCCATTGCCTTTGATTTTGACTTTATCACCGCAGGACGCGAATCACAACCAATTTCAGAAACCAATCGTGTATTACATCCTGAACGTATTTTCTTGGAAGAAGGAGCCCAAGTCGAATTTTCTATTTTAAATGCTACAGAAGGTCCGATCTATATCGGAAAAGATGCAGAAATCATGGAAGGTTCAATGGTTAGAGGTGGATTAGCCTTATGTGAACATGCAAAAATCAACATGGGCGCAAAAATTTATTCAGGTTGCACTGTAGGTCCATACTGTAAAGTTGGTGGTGAATTAAATAATGCGATTTTAATGGCCTACTCGAACAAAGGTCACGATGGGTTCTTAGGAAATGCAGTTATAGGCGAATGGTGTAATCTTGGTGCAGATACCAATAACTCGAATCTAAAGAATAATTATTCCGAAGTGAAGGTTTGGAATTATGCCGCGGAACGCTTTATTAAAACGGGATTACAATTTTGTGGACTAGTAATGGGCGACTATTCGAAGTCAGCAATTAATACCCAATTTAATACTGGTACGGTAGTTGGAGTTTCAGCCAATATTTTTCAAGGCGGCTTTCCACCGAATTTAATTAAGCATTTTAGTTGGGGAGGTCCAAATGATGCTCCAAAATTTGCATTAGAACGTGCCTATGAAGCGGCAGAAAAAATGATGGAAAGACGTAAAGTTCCTTTTACGTTAGAAGATCAAAAGATATTAGAATATATATATATAAATAAATAA
- the aroB gene encoding 3-dehydroquinate synthase — translation MKSAPIHFGSIASVLDQYLHENNFSNIFFLVDENTHVHCLPILLADLDHLSAYEILEVDAGEEYKTIETVSNLWLALAELGADRNALVINVGGGVLTDMGGFMASTFKRGIKFINIPTTLLSQVDASVGGKNGIDLEGMKNMVGTFTQPEMVLIDPKFLKTLEQRQIKSGLAEMLKHGLIQDRDHWDNLVQLLSHNADDLAPFIMDSIEIKRQVVEADPYEKGMRKILNFGHTIGHAIESESLETDFPLLHGEAIVIGMIIEAFLAEQKGFLATEDREEICDGFASLYALSTIDSKLIPHLLEWMSYDKKNENHAIHFSLIDQIGSCTYNVVCNEEEINAAFEAYNTWIN, via the coding sequence TTGAAATCCGCACCAATACATTTTGGGTCTATCGCATCAGTTTTAGACCAATATTTACACGAAAATAATTTCTCTAACATCTTCTTCTTAGTGGATGAAAATACCCATGTCCATTGTTTACCGATTTTATTAGCAGATTTAGATCATCTTTCGGCTTATGAAATTTTAGAAGTGGATGCAGGCGAAGAATATAAAACCATTGAAACCGTATCAAATTTATGGTTAGCTTTAGCCGAATTGGGTGCAGATCGTAATGCTTTAGTCATCAATGTTGGTGGTGGTGTACTAACAGATATGGGTGGTTTTATGGCTTCAACCTTCAAACGTGGAATTAAATTCATTAATATTCCTACGACTTTATTATCCCAAGTGGATGCCTCAGTGGGTGGGAAAAATGGAATCGATCTAGAAGGAATGAAAAACATGGTGGGAACTTTTACCCAACCTGAAATGGTTTTAATTGATCCTAAGTTTCTGAAAACATTAGAACAACGTCAAATTAAATCAGGATTAGCTGAAATGTTAAAACATGGTTTAATTCAAGATCGTGATCATTGGGATAATTTAGTGCAATTGTTATCGCATAATGCAGACGATTTAGCACCATTTATCATGGATTCGATTGAAATCAAACGTCAAGTGGTGGAAGCTGATCCTTACGAAAAGGGAATGCGTAAAATCTTAAATTTTGGGCATACCATTGGTCACGCTATCGAAAGTGAATCGTTAGAAACGGATTTCCCATTGTTACATGGTGAAGCCATTGTTATCGGAATGATTATTGAAGCATTTTTAGCCGAACAAAAAGGCTTTTTAGCAACGGAAGACCGAGAAGAAATTTGTGATGGATTTGCAAGTTTATATGCACTGAGTACCATTGATTCAAAATTAATTCCTCATTTATTGGAATGGATGAGCTATGACAAAAAGAATGAAAACCATGCCATTCATTTTAGTTTGATCGATCAAATTGGTTCTTGCACGTATAACGTGGTATGCAATGAGGAAGAAATAAATGCCGCATTTGAGGCTTACAATACATGGATAAATTAA
- the msrB gene encoding peptide-methionine (R)-S-oxide reductase MsrB yields MNKDFNFKVNKTDEEWKEQLSPDQYIVLRHAGTERPFTGEYNMHFENGIYTCAGCGEELFDSSSKFNSHCGWPSFDQEIENGKILEVRDESHGMIRTEILCGSCGGHLGCF; encoded by the coding sequence ATGAATAAAGACTTCAATTTTAAAGTAAATAAAACGGATGAGGAATGGAAAGAACAATTATCGCCAGACCAATACATCGTTTTACGTCATGCTGGTACGGAACGTCCATTTACAGGTGAATACAATATGCATTTCGAAAATGGAATTTATACCTGTGCAGGGTGTGGTGAAGAATTATTTGATTCATCTTCCAAATTCAATAGCCACTGTGGATGGCCAAGCTTTGATCAAGAAATAGAAAATGGTAAAATTTTGGAAGTTCGTGATGAATCCCACGGCATGATTCGAACAGAAATTTTATGTGGATCTTGCGGTGGTCATTTGGGATGTTTTTGA
- a CDS encoding MATE family efflux transporter, giving the protein MIQRITFKQINQLAIPAILSGISESVITLTDIAMIGNSKENPVEALAAIGLVGSFLSGLLWILGQTKTSISSIVSQHYGANQIEQIKTLVPQVLFLNIIFGMVLLFSTVIFAVPIFKLYNAESLILEYCVDYYSIRAFGFPLTLISLTLFGTFRGLQNTVWAMRCGVAAAVIHILSNYVLIYGIDGYIPAMNIKGAAYSSLFAQIIMVSMALYYYLKYTPFRFQVGNHFHALIKPYIHLSFNFILRTATLNIAFFVANAYATDYGPNYIAAQSILMNIWLFFSFFIDGYAGAGNAMAGRLIGEKNYMQLVLLGKDISKYSVLIALILMLISFVFYQSIGTLFNKDKGVLDIFTSVFWIVLLMQPINTLAYIFDGFFKGMGDAKLLRNNLIVSTFLGFIPTLLISDYFGLKIHGIWLAFGVWMLLRSFPLMYIFNHRMKSKINFK; this is encoded by the coding sequence ATGATTCAAAGAATTACCTTTAAACAAATTAATCAATTAGCAATACCCGCCATATTATCTGGAATTTCCGAATCGGTTATCACACTCACGGATATAGCAATGATTGGAAATAGTAAAGAAAATCCCGTCGAAGCCTTGGCGGCAATTGGTTTGGTAGGATCTTTTTTATCGGGATTATTATGGATTTTAGGGCAAACCAAAACTTCAATTTCATCAATCGTTTCACAACATTATGGAGCTAACCAAATCGAACAAATTAAAACGTTGGTTCCCCAAGTTTTGTTTCTCAATATTATTTTTGGAATGGTATTATTATTCTCCACTGTAATTTTTGCTGTTCCGATTTTTAAACTTTACAATGCTGAATCCTTAATTTTAGAATATTGTGTAGATTATTATTCGATTCGTGCCTTTGGATTTCCTTTGACTTTAATTTCACTTACCTTATTCGGTACGTTTAGAGGTTTACAAAATACCGTTTGGGCCATGCGTTGTGGCGTAGCTGCAGCTGTGATTCATATACTATCAAATTATGTATTGATTTATGGTATCGATGGATACATTCCAGCCATGAACATCAAAGGTGCGGCGTATTCTAGCCTTTTTGCTCAAATTATAATGGTGAGTATGGCTTTATATTATTATCTAAAGTACACTCCATTTCGTTTTCAAGTAGGGAATCATTTTCATGCTTTAATAAAGCCCTATATTCATCTGAGCTTTAATTTTATTCTGCGAACTGCAACTTTGAATATCGCCTTTTTTGTAGCCAATGCTTATGCGACCGATTATGGTCCAAATTATATTGCTGCACAAAGTATTTTGATGAATATTTGGTTATTCTTCTCTTTTTTTATTGATGGATATGCTGGGGCAGGAAATGCAATGGCAGGACGATTAATCGGAGAAAAAAATTATATGCAATTGGTTCTACTAGGGAAAGATATTTCGAAATATTCTGTTTTGATTGCTTTAATTTTAATGCTAATTTCTTTTGTATTTTATCAATCTATTGGTACATTATTCAATAAGGATAAAGGAGTTTTAGATATTTTTACAAGTGTTTTTTGGATTGTTTTATTGATGCAACCAATTAATACATTAGCTTATATTTTTGATGGCTTTTTTAAAGGAATGGGCGATGCCAAATTATTACGCAACAATCTCATTGTATCAACATTTTTAGGATTTATTCCAACGCTTTTAATCAGCGATTATTTTGGATTAAAAATTCATGGCATTTGGTTGGCATTTGGTGTTTGGATGCTGTTACGAAGTTTTCCTTTGATGTATATTTTTAATCATCGAATGAAAAGTAAAATTAATTTCAAATAA
- a CDS encoding GLPGLI family protein — MKHFLLTCLSFTLLFSCKKETDYLVKYNFTFAPDSLNITKIVSEEMILSTNNQGYAYMSNALFTSDTIGNLTDLIKQGKLSFSDFMNQKGQGSQNIKLYFNKDSNAYHIHTSIDGLSYKFKDDVTKLTWELVDEEKRIQNYKAKKAKTKAFGKNWTAWYTEKIPVAYGPYKFQGLPGLILELSDDKNNFKFDLVEAKIDTTKYPIYEKANEVNSKRIEFENKIKEIKNNPVRITSKTGDDTVKDKKYLDLRKEEFLKKNNSIEKGLQFNL; from the coding sequence ATGAAACACTTCTTATTAACTTGTTTAAGTTTTACATTATTATTTAGTTGTAAAAAAGAAACAGATTATTTAGTTAAATACAATTTTACATTTGCGCCAGATTCTCTAAATATAACAAAAATTGTAAGCGAAGAAATGATTTTATCTACCAATAATCAGGGTTATGCTTATATGTCTAATGCACTTTTTACAAGTGATACAATTGGTAATTTAACAGATTTAATAAAACAAGGAAAATTAAGTTTCTCAGATTTTATGAATCAAAAAGGTCAGGGTTCTCAAAATATAAAACTCTATTTTAATAAAGATTCAAATGCTTATCATATACATACTAGTATTGATGGCTTGTCTTATAAATTTAAAGATGATGTTACTAAACTAACTTGGGAATTAGTAGATGAAGAAAAACGAATCCAAAATTATAAAGCAAAAAAAGCGAAAACGAAAGCTTTTGGTAAAAATTGGACTGCTTGGTATACCGAAAAAATTCCTGTGGCTTATGGACCTTATAAATTCCAAGGTTTGCCTGGTTTAATATTAGAATTAAGTGATGATAAAAATAATTTCAAATTCGATTTAGTGGAAGCTAAAATAGATACTACGAAATATCCAATTTACGAGAAAGCAAATGAAGTAAATTCAAAACGGATTGAGTTTGAAAATAAGATAAAAGAAATTAAAAATAATCCCGTAAGAATTACAAGTAAAACCGGTGATGATACGGTGAAAGATAAAAAATATCTGGATCTAAGAAAAGAGGAATTCCTTAAAAAGAATAATTCTATAGAAAAAGGATTACAATTTAATTTATAA
- a CDS encoding SDR family oxidoreductase, with product MKNIIITGASRGIGYELAKQHLALGNRVLTISRNEDKLAELKNFAQDGQYEFLGLDLTNFEEISKALEAVSSWDKVDILYNNAGLCINKPFQDITEQDLIRSWQVNFMAPYRLIQVLLPKFDTTSHVVNVSTMGAVQGSVKFPGLSVYSSSKSATVNLTELLAEELKENGPRINAVALGAVQTEMLEEAFPGYIAPTQPHEMAAYLVDFGLNGWKYFNGKTQQASISTP from the coding sequence ATGAAAAATATAATTATAACAGGAGCAAGTAGAGGAATTGGATACGAATTAGCGAAACAACATTTGGCTTTAGGTAATCGTGTTTTAACAATTTCTCGTAATGAAGATAAGTTGGCGGAATTAAAGAATTTTGCGCAAGACGGACAATATGAATTTCTTGGATTAGATTTAACTAATTTTGAAGAAATTTCTAAAGCTTTAGAAGCTGTATCATCTTGGGATAAAGTTGATATTTTATATAATAATGCAGGTTTATGTATTAACAAGCCTTTTCAAGACATTACCGAACAAGATTTAATCCGTTCATGGCAAGTAAATTTTATGGCGCCTTATCGATTAATTCAAGTTTTACTTCCAAAATTTGATACAACATCTCATGTAGTTAATGTATCTACAATGGGTGCTGTACAAGGATCGGTTAAATTCCCAGGATTATCGGTTTATTCATCATCGAAATCAGCAACAGTAAATTTAACTGAATTATTGGCTGAAGAATTAAAAGAAAATGGACCGCGTATCAACGCTGTTGCTTTGGGAGCTGTACAAACAGAAATGTTGGAAGAAGCTTTTCCTGGTTACATCGCGCCAACACAACCGCACGAAATGGCAGCTTATTTAGTTGATTTTGGATTAAATGGTTGGAAATATTTCAATGGAAAAACACAACAAGCTTCTATTTCTACACCATAA